In the Ranitomeya imitator isolate aRanImi1 chromosome 2, aRanImi1.pri, whole genome shotgun sequence genome, CATGAAAAACGCTTCTCCCCTTTGTGACTTCTCTGATGATAAAGAGATGATTTTAgtgtaaaacatttcctacattatgAACATCaaaaagacttctcccctgtgtgggttttttgGTGTATCACAAAATTACATTtctttttaaaacatttcccacattctgggcaggaaaaaggcttctctcctgtgtgacttctctggtggtTAAACAAagctgatttctgattaaaacatttgccacattctgaacaggaaaaaggcttctcccctgtgtgggttctctggtgcgtaaccaaaactgatttctcattaaaacatttgccacattctgaacatgaaaaaggtttcacccctgtgtgggttctctggtgcttaaccaaagccgatttctgtttaaaacatttctcacattctgcacaagaaaaaggtttcacccctgtgtgagttctctggtgtgcaACCAAAGCTGATTTctgtataaaacatttcccacattctgaacaggaaaaaggcttctcccctgtgtgggttctttggtgcttaaccaaaactgatttctcgttaaaacatttgccacattctgaacatgaaaaaggtttcaaccctgtgtgggttctctggtgtataacaagcttgtctttctggttaaaacatttcccacattctgaacaggaaaaaggcttctcccctgtgtgggttctctggtgcttaaccaaagctgatttctgattaaaacatttgccacattctgaacatgaaaaaggtttcactCCTGTGTGGGTTATTTGGTGTATAACAAGCAtgtatttctggttaaaacatttcccacattctgaacaggaaaaaggcttctgccctgagtgggttctctggtgcttaaccaaaactgatttctcgttaaaacatttcccacattctgaacatgaaaaaggtttcacccctgtgtgggttctgtggtgcgtaaccaaagccgatttctgattaaaacatttctcacattctgaacaggaaaaagcctcccctgtgtgggttctctggtgtttaacaagattccatttctggataaaacatttcccacatgctgaacaggaaaaaggcttctcccctgtgtgggttctctggtgcttaaccaaaactgatttctcattaaaacatttgccacattctaaacatgaaaaaggcttctcccctgtgtgggttctgtggtgcgtaaccaaagccgatttctgcttaaaacattttccacattctgaacaggaaaaaggcttctcccctgtgtgggttctctggtgcttaaccaaatctgatttatcattaaaacacttcccacattctgaacaggaaaaaggcttctcccctgtgtgtcttctttggtgtctaacaagataagatttatgtttaaagcattttccacacttggaacaagaaaatcttttcTCCACTGTGTGAATTTTTGGATGTTTAAGAAAAGATTTTTCGATGGGAAAACTGTTTCCATATTCTGGACATGATAATGGCTTCTTTGATTTAGGAGTATTTCCGTTTTTAATGTTTATTTTGTGACTCTGATTTTCCTTAGTTGTCGCCAAtgcatcagaagacaggacctgtttcaaaggatcagttGATaggtctttgctgtgaagggatgatggtatagctGGAGTAATGGCATTAACTTCAATTGTATCCAGTGGGATCTCAATATCATCCGATCTaaaaattaaaaacgtcagctgttTTTCTGATCTccgggtacagtcatctgccaagatataaaccagttttttttttataaaatatcttGAATGTCATTTACCATTTCTACTTCAACTGTCTGcaaaaatggcaagttatgtaaaaaCATTGAATTCTTCACCAAGACAATGATagctcacagtctaatagaaaatctcataggatgaaccagtggagtgtggtgttcaactgtttgttcattctgtctcccaaatatgAAACAAAAAGCCACACAGAAACATTATGTTGATGAACccaataccaataaaaacttctattcatctaacaaaaaacaagtccccactcaggtccatcatctgtcagtggaaaaacAGGAGGTTTCCAtattattagtggctcaaaggctcttgaaaattAACATGGCTTCCATTAACCAATCCAGCAATAACCACTCTCCCAAAGTCAAATTTCCCCCTCACCTCTGAGTCTTTCAGTATGCCCAAACCACATGTATTTGGCATTACTCTagtgagaagaacccacttaaATTATGGTGTGTGTGACTCCTGGAGCACAATCAGtgcactatgtgttgggtaataaaatggcatatTTGCCATTTGTTTTCTCCTACGTCCACTGTGTGCTAATTTCCGGAAATTGCCTATGGAATCAAAAATTGCCACTATTCCAATagattataatttccaaaatgaagtcATTTTATGGGGATTCCTACAGCTCTGATTTTCTGAAATTTTGTCATATTAGGGTTTCTGCAGATGGTGTGCCACATCTCTTCTAGGATCTTCCCCTATGATGTCAGCAGGCGTGTCCTTATTCATATGGCTGGCCAGGCTAGAAACAGAGTAGACGTTGGTACCAGAAGCTCTGGATGACATAGGCTCGATtcagccactaagattagggtgcctgggaCAAGTAGTACCTTCTAGTTTGGCAGTATGGGTGTATGTGTTGTCCAGCTGAAGTAATCTGCTCCCATATACAGCCAATTGGATAGCACCATATTCTATGAAAGCTCGAAGCATATTGAAggaagctgccagatacagccttgttcttCTCTGGTTCGGTCCTCTATGTTCAGTTcacggcttgtgtatttgtttcctgttgtgatccCGGACTGTTTGCCGACTACCCTtatgtcttctgattttgtattttctctgcctTACTGGTTCTGACCCGGCTACCTGACTATTGTTCTTCCCATTTCACACCACCGAACAGCAGGCAACACTGTGGGCCAAGCCAGGTGGGTCTCTATGTACAGTATGTCCAGATCCATGTAGAGGTGTTAATGGGTAATGAGCAAGACAATCCCTGGGATCAGGAAGATGGAGTAGATAGCGCCAAGCCGGTTTGTGGTGGCCATCTTTTGAGCTGATAGGTGGCCACAAACTGCTCCTAATACTTTGTGTCTGCAAGCTATTCCAGTAAGATCTGGATTCAAATAgctaaatggcgctctttcccttctcaaCCCTGAAATGTGCCCAGACAGTAATGTACAATCATATATAGGGAATTGTCGGATACAAGAGAAGATGTAAAATAATGTGTGAGGTCTATCTGTTTTCTATTACCAtttgtgaaagtgaaaaaaattgtattttctGAAGAATTCTAAAATTATCACCACATgaagtgacacacgtcagatttgaaaaatggaccCTGATTAGGAACATAAAACTGGCTGCAGGAACTGGTTATCAGAGTATTTTGGGAACTAACTACTGTAGTCAAAAtctgtgactatagacaataacacatctactgaaatgatcaaactcaacaAACTTCAATAGTAAACAATGAGTGATCAGAGGTGAAACCTCTCTGGAGCAGTTACAGTATGGGGATTGGTGGTTCTTGGCAATCTAAATTATCataattttctgtcagatgagtttcaagaagaaatattagataGTCAAAGATAAGAGAAGAGAAAGTATTAGTGCTCCCCATTTCAAGAgaggtgcagtaatctgaattcttTAGGATTGAAAACAAATTGAAATGTATCTAGTAACTAAAGCTGTGATCCCATTTAGCACCGCCCCTGGAATCACCGTACGTGTTTGCCTCTGctaagcagcacagctgcagctgCGTAAAAAGCAATTACTTGACTAGATAAGGACGCCGGATCTCTACAggagctacccctgacgaagccactgcttcgggtctctgctcctcctgtcgaCACCCCCCTAACTGTGCATGGGGCTTGAACAGCACTTGGGTTTGCTTACCAGTTTTATGCCATTTGGCTATTGTTATTCTCACTTGTCAGCAGGTTTTCTATGTGCCTCATTATAGGGGTCTGTGGTATCTTATGATTTAGGTTTCACTATATGGTACAACAGACTAGTGGAACCGCTATAGTCTACCTAGTGTTCAAAATATATTGTTACATCTTATAGTGAGCAGCGTTACCTGTTACCATTGTGGCTCAGAACCAACTTTATCCACTATGTGTATATATCTTTGTGATATGGTTATCTTTCATGATGCTTTGATATTGTAAACAGGTTTTACCACACACGTCTGTTTATTCATGTCATAAGTTAGCCTGTTGACGTTAGTTATTTGTTCGCTGGTGCATATCTTTTTTCCGGGCAAAATTATTGTCCTAAGATATAGGTATTCTATTTGATCTCCTTTTTAGTGCCGTTCATGCAGACATCCCACACTTTATACATTACTAACAAACCATTATAGAAAGGGTTTAGGAGGTGTCGTACGAGGGGGAGGGCTCTATTGTGAGCCGAGTGTTTATGtatataggtcctatgtgtgaccatttttaaatgtttataattgtgtgctccatgtggttttTTGTATGTCCATTAATATTATTTCAATAAAGATTGTATTTTTTCATATTCAATCCATTGCCCTGGGTGATCCCCGTTTATGGTCTATCTCTTGTCTTGTTTCTATGGTCCAAATTGAAATGTAtgacgtggagtgaatccatgaaaccaaggCTCGAGCCATGCCAACATCTTCTGCaggcataaataaatgtattttacagccatcagccatgcacagtttagagatatatcatgggacAGGTGTAATATTTTGtgtgtagtttatcacaatcctcctttAAGTTAGTTGGTTTTAAAGAAATTGAAAAGTCATGATAAAGGGAAATTctgttgttattgtacagaaattcacacttggcctcactgcacatttaatgttgttgatcataaaagcaaagtttggccagaaagaccgtacctggtcttgtagggatcaTATGagtacattcagcagcacagaagaggaagaaggtaaattcatccaataagatatcaggattCTAGGaatccaacagcatcattaccctccgctttctcttacaggcccattagaatatttttcttcaagtgattttcttacTTGTTAGCACATTCtatgtcatttggctttgtagtttacagaactGGGCAGGTAATGGTCAGTGACTACTAATCCCCGGGAAGGGGGAAGGGGTAGTTGGATACTCCAGGTTATAAGTTCTGTAGAAAAGGATTTAATTTCACAAAGTAATTTCAACATTTCCAAATAGAGCAGAATGTTGTGGTCtataggcaaaatggtgatcacacgattgtgatacgACCAGAACAGACtatcgataaagcagccacagccggtgactgagaaaaatctgtgacttctctgcatttagtggtttctactcacctgggtagtcatatgtgggaatcttctctttacaccgctcatcacccctcatatATGTCTCTGCAGtaataatatgggtcagatcttcaccctgaaacaaatattgtaaaagtcaccgacagatggagaagtcacatctatggtcAGCTCTAATCcttccatctccaccgttctcattacacaagtataaaacatataaggctatgtgcacacgtaggaaaagtggtgcagaattttctgcacaaaatctgcatctccaggcagaatccgcacccgcagatttgctgtggtttttatgcagattttgtgcggattttctgcagtttttgccactgcagatttctatcatggaggggtgcagaaacactgcagatcagcacaaaagaagtggcatgcacttcttttaaatccgcagcaattccgcactgatttttccgcaccatgtgcacagctttttttacattgatttacattgtactgtaattcacagtgcagatctgcagcatttctgagcggaaaaatccgctgcgaatccgcagcaaatccgcatcgtgtgcacatagcctaatactggtggataaaacaaagctgagcacaagaccttccccgccatctacacatcataggggagatctcaggaCACCTTCTCTCCACCTACCTGATGATACTGagaaacattgggatcttcttgtttacagttctCTGGAAGAaaaggatggggacatctctctggtgttgtcctcttactggatagatctgaagGAAACACATATAGGGACTGAATTCattatttacatacagataattataggccatgtgtatttagtcctgtctattacctggtgatgttagAGGTTGAGGAATCGCCATCATGATTTCATTGTATACATCTTTGTGTccctctaaatactcccactcctccatggagaaatagacagcgacatcctgacaccttacaggaatctgacacatacaatgataccgtcatcccccgatcccttcatagcattgctgtataatgtcccagcattcccagcagtgtcacctctccagtcagcagctcaatcatcttgtaggtgagttctaggatattctggtcattgatgtcctcatgcatcagggggtgaggtggaggccacatgattgggctcaggggtcttccccatccctcagtcacagggtcctgacagcgctcactagaggtcttcttcactactgtgtaatcctggttatggagagacacattaataaatttcACTAcaaacatttccagagtcctcacctctccagttctgtccatctgttattctcatagataagaatgatgtaatgtgacatcatcagaatctctcacctctccagtaagccggaagaggatctctagggtgaggtgtaatatcctctctgccatcttgtctctgtctatATCCATTCTTCATGGGTAATTCAGGAAAATTGTCTTATATAGATGATCTTCACTGaggggatccgatattgtagagacctgaataagaagatgagccgatgtaacatcattaaaaatcctgtgtaataatacaattattggagataataagggaaacacatgaggagatagaacgtgtagatgttgtattctctagtcttTTATGGAATGGAACATAAGTTGAATTGCTGGCTAAGACATCTCCATGCTCCCAATGACTGGCTATGTTTCTTACTGCTTCAGCAACTGATTGGCTGTAGGAATCACAACTTCGTTGGGAATGACTAGGAAATACAGAGACTGGCGGGGGACCCAAGCAGCAATGGtattttttctaattattttacaaCATACAGCGTTCTTCCCTGACATCTACTATTAAAACCTATGTATTTAGACCACAGTCAACAAGCAGCTTCTTCcttggagtcggcagctgaatacatttctcatagactcatcttccataacgctaaatctcgtctcatttaccgacactggaatcagcattagcaatactgcaggagatattcattacacgtgacaggagaaataactacttcatgatgaggacgacatcttcatcttctactatggctctagaaacatatttgtccagagtcggtcactgactccatcaccaccggccgtctatatgaaggtttcccatcttccccacactgtaatctgatatcacgttagatctcatgtctgattcacacacagaagtttgaggcttttataaaagcttgTTTGTAAGAACAACAAGACAGGAGTTGTTTGACGTCATTATCTCCATGTACACTGTTTTATTTTCTCTTTATATTAGGTTTTAATAGCTTTTTTTGTAGGCTTCTTTATATTACATGAAAAATACCCTAAAAAAATTGGGGATGCAGGTACTGTGGAAaaattacactgtgtgtgtgtgggggggccaaGAAACTGTCACTGTACGGTATCAAGAATGGGATACGTGAGGATTTATTATCTAGTGGTTTGGGTGGAAGAATATTGTGTGGGACATCTTGTACTATCATAATGTGTGGGGGATACTGTGTCTGGGGGCCAagaaaggagcacggtactatgagagtaatacatgtttccttggttcccgtctttcatagttgggtcggttgtatctatcagcggaaaaggaacaaaaccattgtgattcttataaggagacGACACAAAACACCCCTAAATgtaacattttataacaaccccacaatatgtgtctcttcagggtaaatcgctatctcaccattggattagagctgatactatgaagctaaagagACTAAACACACTTTCTGTCACATCCATAGTTGGGCACTTTTCCGTGattgtcagaactgtccgaggattattagaggtggtagttccccccaattagaagggacacctgtggatattggggtctttacctgctacattTCTCGTGGGATTTACTTCGTGAAGTGCTGGAATCACTTTCCCACAAAGGGTTAAATTGCATCTGTAACTTCAATGTCTTTCTATGAAgcttcttctctgaactttcttccTCTTTTTTCTGCCATATTTCTATTACTCTCCAGAATCAGGAATGTATTACGGTAAGTCCTATGGAAACTGCGGAGAAATAATCATTTCTAATTCTGTGTTTCCAAGATTCTTCTTGTGGGAATTGGCTGCCATATCCCCTGTGCAATATATTTCTAGTATTATTGGTTTATAATACAGTAATTCAATGGACATGAGATGGTTGTTTGTTTATCTCCCTTTTCTCTTGTTTTATTGTGTCATGTACCGAGTATAATGAAAGTCAATGAGAAACTCAAAAATTTTTCCAGAAGACTAACAAGAGGGCAGGAAAATAGCTGAAATGCATTGAAAGAGTGCTCAAATGGAATAGGAACAGCATTGAGAAGATACCTGAACACATCTCGGACTTCCAGGTCACAGTCAGACCGGGAGTGACCTATGAAGCGTCTTTCTCAGAACAAGGCTCAAAAGGTTGTCTTATATTAACCCAGTGACATGATGAGGCCAGCCAGGCACAGTAAagccaacatggctacggcattacctAATATGGCAGGCAATAATACAGAAAtaacatttcaggagtataaatatCTAAATAAGAAAtgcaaaaaagaaatcaagctagcaaagttatccaAAGAGAAACAAATTGCCAGTGACATTAAACTAAATCTCAAAAAAATGTTATAAATCTACTGTTATGAAACAGCTTTTTTTCTTAATTAACCAaacatctattttcagcaagccgGGAAGAATAGACTTATCTATTTGTTGACTTTTacatttttgtgtttctttattgttggtCAAAAACAGTCTTTTGtttgtataagcctgtaatattgacttgtaagttgacatttgatgtaacattttgtgctgttatcctggatgactaaAGACACAGGATAACTGaataatgatgtttgctgatatgttgattacacattgtccaggccagataGCTTGTTGGCTTGCAAAACAGAGAAGGAAAAACTATACAAATGGATTAAATAATCAAATTATGCATGTTGATTTCATCACTattcttcccctttacctgtgaATGCTGGCTTGAATGACACTTGTTAACAATAAAAAGAGGTTAGGTGCCTCTGTAACATGAGACAgatattcagccaagacatccaaagAACCAAAGACTCTCTACAAGAGAGCAACGAAGACAACATAGCTTCATCACAAGGGACACAGaattgtcattctacaggatgccagcttaggggaacaTGGCCCCTGTTGAAAGAATGCAGgtttgctccattgaccatcactgaaccatggatacatttggggaaatCAGGCTTTGGACCCTCTGGTCACTTGAGCCTCATGGATACATTTGTGAATGCCAGGAATGGAACTCACTGGTCATCTGGGTCCATGGAGattttcggagaagccaggttttgACTCTCGGgttaactggccttgtacctcaatggactgtcatcttcctaagcttaggAATGCTGTTGGAGAAATCGGCGCAAATAGGATCTTATCCAACGCAAAGCGAATTGATATAATCAAATTTTACTCATCAGATGGAGCTTTTGATAAAGCATATAAAGTTatccgctgcagcagatccacgggtcagcaagtgaccatGCTGTAGATGAATGAACGGGTTAATGTGGATATAATCTGTGCTGCTGAATAGATGTAGTTCCAGATGTATTTAAATTTAagaaagcattatactgcctctgcacaaatccctggttagaccgcacatggagtaatatgtacagttttgggcactggtgctcaggaagaatataatggaactagagcgagtacaaaggagggcaacaaaattaataaagcggatggtggaactacaatacccagagagattagcaaaattaggattatttagtctagaaaaaagatgactgaggtgcgatctaataaccatgtataagtatataagggggcaacacaaatatctctccaaggatctgattataccaaggaaggtgacggtcacaagggggcattctctgcgtctggaggagagaaggttttttcaccaacacagaagaggattctttactgttagggcagtgagaatctggaattccttgcctgaggaaggggtgatggtgaactcagtcgaggggttcagaagagccctggatgtcttcctggagcataacaatattgtttcttacagttattaggttatttagaaggacgtagatttggggatttattctgacgaaaTGTCTTTCTTCgggcttgctaactatgttactatgtaaaggtggtttattcaacacgtttcgaagtctaagcgacttcttcatcaggaaataccacacgaaTACAGAGTCAGAAGTAGGATACTGTCTTATATATACAAAATTTCAAATAACGGCACCAATGGGATCACCTGATGAGCAAATATTTAAACATTGAAATTTCATGGTATTAACCAAATTttccaatttcttttcttttttaatctTTGCACTATGGAATAGGAAAATTTGGTTAGTACCATGAAATTTCAATGCTTAAATATTTTACTAAAATATACATCAATTCTTGAATATGTCATGTGCTGTATCTGTGAACATTGTCTGTTTGTCAGGTGATGCCAATGGCGCCATTATTTGAAATTTTGTTTATATAAGACAGTATCCTAGTCGCTTAGACTTCGAAACATGTTGAATAAACCACCTCTCTTTATGTGAAATACATCTGGACCTACATCTATTCAGCAGCACAGATTATATCCACATTAACACGCTCATTCATCTTCCTAGGCGTGTCATTACCTccactctgtgtgcgtgccacaggtggggtcatcggccctggaagctctgaggtaacagctgctcttatcccggcgagtcagcggaaaggtgagactctaatgtgcaccattttgagtattttgctgggactattctatgtattatttgcctgttttgtggttaaataaaatattgccacactgttttacccttacTCTGTGCTGTCTTAGTAGTATTAcgcccatggtaaaaggagagtGTGCATTCGTTAGAATGATCCCTAGTCCATGAAGTTTCGGCTTGCGAACCATAGCACCCACTGATCCCCTGTGCCTCTAATATTAATCAATGCCAAGGAGAACAAAAAAGATAATTTCGTCCCCTTAAAAACGCTAACAAGATAATTGTTACAGAAGACAAAGAAAAGGcggagatattaaacaggcacttttcatccatgttcaccaGTGAACCGTCTGTTTCAGTTATCATTCAACAAGTCAAAAATCCAAGTTCACCATCTGAAATAATAGTTAAACACGAAAAGAAGTACTCGTGTCttacctagagttgagcgacttttacttttttaggatcgagtcgggtttcgcaaaacctgactttgtcaaaagtcgggtcgggtgaaatcggccaattattgcgaaaagtcgggggccgaccgaaacatgaaacccaatgcaaggcaatggggaatcaaagtcggcagtgagtggaggacaggaaaacacctacagtgcccattttaatgccaaaacatcaattcttatttcttaagattgtcaatcttaatttactttataatagttaagcattgaaaacaggggatcatttggctaaagttgtggggggaaggGGTAGGGCAGGTTCATGATTTTCGTggccccaggaaacgcgga is a window encoding:
- the LOC138663499 gene encoding oocyte zinc finger protein XlCOF6-like, translating into MDIDRDKMAERILHLTLEILFRLTGEDYTVVKKTSSERCQDPVTEGWGRPLSPIMWPPPHPLMHEDINDQNILELTYKMIELLTGEIPVRCQDVAVYFSMEEWEYLEGHKDVYNEIMMAIPQPLTSPDLSSKRTTPERCPHPFLPENCKQEDPNVSQYHQGEDLTHIITAETYMRGDERCKEKIPTYDYPDDCTRRSEKQLTFLIFRSDDIEIPLDTIEVNAITPAIPSSLHSKDLSTDPLKQVLSSDALATTKENQSHKINIKNGNTPKSKKPLSCPEYGNSFPIEKSFLKHPKIHTVEKRFSCSKCGKCFKHKSYLVRHQRRHTGEKPFSCSECGKCFNDKSDLVKHQRTHTGEKPFSCSECGKCFKQKSALVTHHRTHTGEKPFSCLECGKCFNEKSVLVKHQRTHTGEKPFSCSACGKCFIQKWNLVKHQRTHTGEAFSCSECEKCFNQKSALVTHHRTHTGVKPFSCSECGKCFNEKSVLVKHQRTHSGQKPFSCSECGKCFNQKYMLVIHQITHTGVKPFSCSECGKCFNQKSALVKHQRTHTGEKPFSCSECGKCFNQKDKLVIHQRTHTGLKPFSCSECGKCFNEKSVLVKHQRTHTGEKPFSCSECGKCFIQKSALVAHQRTHTGVKPFSCAECEKCFKQKSALVKHQRTHTGVKPFSCSECGKCFNEKSVLVTHQRTHTGEKPFSCSECGKCFNQKSALFNHQRSHTGEKPFSCPECGKCFKKKCNFVIHQKTHTGEKSF